A single Salminus brasiliensis chromosome 20, fSalBra1.hap2, whole genome shotgun sequence DNA region contains:
- the LOC140542262 gene encoding sialic acid-binding Ig-like lectin 15 → MVLFQTIFFFSFCSSGLMAADKWSITVPEAVNLNVGQDAIIPCSFTTPYENYQGDIKVIWRIRYPFKGPIIFQCLSKNKPSESGQNCTESIGRYSLSGNPRSNNIPLRISSVSFLDDKQYFCRVEMSTKGDNYETDTGTRLNIQVPQSLESIYIRTLPSGEQFVTCEVKGTPPPTVTWINPEITSASLVSVQSDWARASSSIPANLTNIDYTCQIHGENGLQRLSIYYQAGKKQEQQIPFTLSIVFVVLSGIFFIISVTLAVIYRKGSSEPLATSQEMKFRKSRSFERDEEIYANV, encoded by the exons ATGGTGCTCTTTCAAACCAtattcttcttttctttctgctcTTCAG GTCTCATGGCTGCTGATAAGTGGTCAATCACAGTGCCTGAAGCTGTGAACCTAAACGTTGGTCAAGATGCCATCATCCCCTGCAGTTTCACAACTCCATATGAAAACTATCAGGGGGACATTAAAGTAATTTGGCGAATCAGATACCCTTTTAAGGGTCCAATTATTTTCCAGTGTCTAAGCAAGAACAAGCCATCAGAAAGTGGACAGAACTGCACAGAATCCATTGGACGTTATTCTTTATCCGGCAACCCGAGAAGCAACAACATCCCTCTGAGGATAAGCAGTGTCTCCTTCTTGGATGATAAACAGTATTTCTGTCGAGTTGAGATGAGTACAAAAGGAGACAACTACGAGACTGATACAGGAACCAGGTTAAACATCCAAG TGCCACAATCTCTAGAGAGCATCTACATACGAACACTTCCATCAGGGGAGCAGTTTGTTACATGTGAAGTTAAAGGAACACCTCCTCCAACTGTAACATGGATCAATCCAGAGATCACGAGTGCCTCACTGGTGTCTGTTCAAAGTGACTGGGCCAGAGCGTCATCCTCTATTCCTGCAAATCTGACCAACATCGACTACACCTGCCAGATACATGGAGAGAACGGACTGCAGCGGCTGTCGATTTACTACCAGGCAGGCAAGAAGCAGGAGCAGCAGATCCCTTTTACGCTGTCTATCGTCTTTGTCGTCCTTTCTGGAATTTTCTTCATCATTTCAGTTACTTTGGCAGTAATTTACAGAAAAG GGTCGTCTGAGCCTTTGGCCACTTCTCAAGAAATGAAGTTCAGAAAAAGCAGGTCTTTTGAAAG AGATGAAGAAATTTACGCAAATGTTTAA